A genomic segment from Planctomycetaceae bacterium encodes:
- a CDS encoding carbohydrate ABC transporter permease — protein MVGRTTGEKIFNVFNIIVMIIVALIAIYPFIYTLSISLSSNVEAAREGWHLWPREVSLAAYKVVLGNTQIRTGFVNSLVRTALGTVLTLFMTCLAAYPLARKNLPHRGMVMFLVLFTMIFSGGMVPMYLLIKGLGLMNSIWALVVPTMLSAFNIIIMKNFFQAIPESYGEAARVEGASEWTILWRIYVPLAKPVLATVALWTAVAHWNQWLDAMIYINDDSRQMLQAFLQRIVIQGSTAMLDMGLTKMVDYSTATIKAATVVITVMPILIVYPFVQRYFVKGIMLGGIKE, from the coding sequence ATGGTCGGCCGCACAACAGGCGAAAAGATTTTCAACGTGTTCAACATCATCGTCATGATCATCGTGGCGTTGATTGCGATCTATCCGTTTATCTACACGTTGTCGATCTCGCTGAGCAGCAATGTCGAGGCCGCCCGCGAAGGCTGGCACCTGTGGCCGCGCGAGGTGTCGCTGGCGGCGTACAAGGTGGTCCTGGGCAATACCCAGATACGCACGGGTTTTGTCAACTCGCTGGTGCGTACTGCCCTGGGGACGGTGTTGACGCTGTTCATGACGTGCCTGGCGGCGTATCCGCTGGCTCGCAAGAATCTGCCCCACCGCGGGATGGTGATGTTCCTGGTGCTCTTTACGATGATCTTCAGCGGCGGGATGGTGCCGATGTACCTGCTCATCAAGGGCCTGGGCCTGATGAACTCGATCTGGGCGCTGGTGGTGCCGACCATGCTCTCGGCGTTCAACATCATCATTATGAAGAACTTCTTCCAGGCGATCCCCGAGAGCTACGGCGAGGCTGCCCGCGTCGAGGGCGCCTCCGAGTGGACCATCCTCTGGCGGATCTACGTCCCGCTGGCCAAACCCGTGTTGGCCACCGTGGCGCTGTGGACGGCCGTGGCGCATTGGAACCAGTGGCTCGACGCCATGATCTATATCAACGACGACTCGCGCCAGATGCTCCAGGCGTTCCTGCAGCGCATCGTCATCCAGGGCAGCACGGCCATGCTCGACATGGGCCTGACCAAGATGGTCGACTACTCGACCGCGACGATCAAGGCCGCCACCGTCGTCATCACCGTCATGCCGATCCTGATCGTCTATCCTTTCGTGCAGCGCTACTTCGTCAAAGGCATCATGCTCGGCGGGATCAAAGAATAG
- the glyA gene encoding serine hydroxymethyltransferase, protein MDFLERVDPEVARIIHAERKRQATTLELIASENHVSAAVLEAMGTVLTDKYAEGYPGRRWYCGCENMDSIEQLCIDRAKKLFHAEHANVQPHSGTSANLAVYMAALQPGAKIMGMNLAHGGHLSHGRKQNISGMFYKAVHYGVSEGTETLDMNLVREQALKEKPDMLVCGASSYPRTIDFAAFGQIAREVGCPLLCDIAHIAGLVVGGVHPDPVPVSDFVTTTNHKTLRGPRGGIILSKAIWADKLDAAVFPGIQGGPLEHVIAAKAVALEEASHPTFMNYASAIIANAKALSEALMSLGWRLVTGGTDNHMVLIDLRSRFEDIDGHMAAIWLSQASIVCNKNAIPFDTRSPLRPSGIRLGTPAVTTRGLTPRDMKQIAAWIDQILTSGGNEDIITKVSEGVEEICRAHPVPNSSY, encoded by the coding sequence ATGGACTTTCTGGAACGGGTCGACCCGGAAGTGGCGCGGATCATTCATGCCGAGCGAAAACGCCAGGCGACGACGCTCGAACTGATCGCCTCCGAGAACCACGTCTCGGCGGCCGTGCTCGAAGCCATGGGCACCGTCCTGACCGACAAGTACGCCGAGGGCTACCCCGGGCGGCGATGGTACTGCGGTTGCGAGAACATGGACTCCATCGAGCAGCTCTGCATTGACCGCGCGAAGAAGCTTTTCCACGCCGAGCACGCCAACGTGCAGCCACACAGCGGCACCAGCGCCAACCTGGCGGTCTACATGGCCGCTCTCCAGCCCGGCGCGAAAATCATGGGCATGAACCTCGCCCACGGCGGGCACCTCTCGCACGGCCGCAAGCAGAACATCTCGGGCATGTTCTACAAGGCGGTGCATTACGGCGTCAGCGAGGGCACCGAGACGCTCGACATGAACCTCGTGCGCGAGCAGGCCTTGAAGGAAAAGCCCGACATGCTCGTCTGCGGCGCGTCGAGCTATCCTCGCACGATCGACTTCGCGGCCTTCGGGCAGATCGCCCGCGAGGTCGGCTGTCCGCTGCTGTGCGACATCGCCCACATTGCGGGCCTGGTCGTCGGCGGCGTACACCCGGACCCGGTGCCGGTGAGCGATTTCGTCACCACGACCAACCACAAGACCCTGCGAGGCCCGCGCGGCGGCATCATCCTTTCCAAGGCCATCTGGGCCGACAAGCTCGACGCGGCGGTCTTCCCCGGCATCCAGGGCGGACCGCTGGAGCACGTGATCGCCGCCAAGGCCGTCGCGCTGGAAGAAGCGTCGCACCCGACGTTCATGAACTATGCCTCGGCCATCATCGCCAACGCCAAGGCCCTGTCCGAGGCGCTGATGAGCCTGGGGTGGCGCCTGGTCACCGGCGGCACCGACAACCACATGGTGCTGATCGACCTGCGCAGCCGTTTTGAAGACATCGACGGACACATGGCCGCGATCTGGCTGTCGCAGGCGTCGATCGTGTGCAACAAGAACGCCATCCCCTTCGACACGCGCTCGCCGCTGCGACCGTCGGGCATCCGCCTGGGAACGCCGGCCGTGACCACCCGCGGCCTGACCCCGCGCGACATGAAACAAATCGCTGCGTGGATCGACCAGATCCTGACCAGCGGCGGCAACGAAGATATCATTACCAAGGTGAGCGAAGGCGTCGAAGAAATCTGCCGCGCCCATCCCGTGCCCAACAGCAGCTATTAG
- a CDS encoding Nramp family divalent metal transporter has translation MNDQPRIPQASMQDTNRTVVIPQKGWLRRLLAFAGPAYMVAVGYMDPGNWATDLAGGSNLGYTLLWVLLMSNAMAVLLQTLSARLGLVTGRDLAQACRDEYRPAVRYLLFFLCEIAIIACDLAELLGSAVGITLLSGGSIPIQLAVLVTGLDVLVLLAIQRGGIRKMEALIVALISIIGICFIVEVFLSHPQWLGTGGVVGGLLPTRQSLSGPGLYIAIGILGATVMPHNLYLHSALVQSRDVRHSVASVVQACRYNLIDSLFAMNGAFLINAAILIVAAAVFHTRGQSVEELDQAHRLLEKLLGSRVAPVAFALALLAAGQSSTMTGTLAGQITMEGFLSIRIRPWLRRLVTRALAIVPAVIVVMISGERGIYSLLIFSQVVLSLQLPFAVVPLVRFTSSRRKMGPFASGLWLKSAAWLVTTIILVLNVQLIGQQLYGQILSAGLAGGIFVAVGGAVALSLAGLLAWMIFRPETPEPRAAKPVSAQEVLDAASVLDRRFRRIGVALEAKAHDAAVIAQAVGLAKAQQSELVLMHVVEGVGGQWYGPQTGDMESRQDETYLATLAAKLGQELTASGVVVRSVLGYGDVPKQLIMLARREGVDLLIMGTHGHKGLGDVMHGSTISAVRHGVDVPIFAVR, from the coding sequence TTGAACGACCAGCCGAGAATCCCACAGGCATCGATGCAGGACACCAACCGAACGGTGGTCATCCCGCAGAAGGGCTGGCTGCGGCGGCTGCTGGCCTTTGCCGGACCGGCGTACATGGTGGCGGTGGGGTACATGGACCCGGGCAACTGGGCGACCGATCTGGCGGGCGGGTCGAATTTGGGTTACACGCTGCTGTGGGTGTTGCTGATGAGCAACGCGATGGCGGTGCTGCTCCAGACGCTCTCGGCGCGCCTGGGCCTGGTGACGGGTCGGGACCTGGCGCAGGCCTGCCGCGACGAGTACCGCCCGGCAGTGCGTTACCTGCTGTTCTTCCTGTGCGAGATCGCCATCATCGCCTGCGACCTGGCCGAACTGCTGGGGTCGGCGGTGGGCATCACGCTGCTGTCGGGCGGGTCCATTCCGATACAACTGGCGGTGCTGGTTACGGGGCTGGACGTGCTGGTGCTGCTGGCGATCCAGCGCGGCGGCATCCGCAAGATGGAAGCCCTCATCGTCGCCCTGATCTCGATCATCGGCATCTGCTTCATCGTCGAGGTCTTCCTCAGCCATCCGCAGTGGCTTGGGACCGGCGGCGTGGTTGGCGGTTTGCTCCCGACACGGCAGTCCTTATCGGGTCCGGGGCTTTATATCGCCATCGGAATCCTCGGCGCCACCGTCATGCCGCACAACCTGTACCTGCATTCTGCACTGGTGCAGAGCCGTGATGTGCGTCACAGCGTCGCCAGTGTCGTTCAGGCCTGCCGGTACAACCTCATCGACTCGCTGTTCGCCATGAACGGGGCTTTCCTGATCAACGCGGCGATCCTGATCGTCGCGGCGGCCGTCTTTCACACGCGCGGCCAGAGCGTCGAGGAACTGGACCAGGCACACAGACTGCTGGAGAAGCTGCTGGGCAGCCGCGTGGCGCCGGTGGCATTCGCCCTGGCGCTGCTGGCGGCAGGGCAGAGCTCGACCATGACCGGAACTCTGGCCGGGCAGATCACGATGGAGGGCTTCCTGAGCATCCGCATCCGCCCCTGGCTGCGGCGACTGGTCACCCGCGCCCTGGCGATCGTACCTGCCGTCATTGTCGTGATGATCTCGGGCGAGCGCGGCATCTACTCGCTGCTGATCTTCAGCCAGGTGGTACTGAGCCTGCAGTTGCCCTTCGCCGTCGTGCCGCTGGTGCGCTTCACGTCCAGCCGCCGCAAGATGGGCCCCTTCGCCAGCGGTCTGTGGCTCAAGAGCGCGGCTTGGCTGGTCACGACCATCATCCTCGTTCTCAACGTGCAACTGATCGGACAGCAGCTCTACGGGCAGATCCTGTCGGCAGGTTTGGCCGGAGGGATCTTCGTCGCGGTCGGAGGCGCGGTAGCACTGTCGCTGGCGGGATTGCTGGCGTGGATGATCTTCCGCCCCGAGACGCCAGAGCCCCGGGCCGCCAAGCCCGTGTCGGCGCAGGAGGTGCTCGACGCGGCGTCGGTGCTCGATCGGCGCTTCCGCCGCATCGGCGTGGCGCTGGAGGCCAAGGCACACGACGCCGCGGTGATCGCCCAGGCGGTGGGGCTGGCCAAGGCCCAGCAGTCCGAGTTGGTCCTCATGCACGTCGTCGAGGGCGTCGGCGGGCAGTGGTACGGGCCACAGACCGGCGATATGGAGAGCCGCCAGGATGAAACCTATCTGGCCACGCTGGCGGCAAAGCTGGGCCAGGAACTCACCGCCTCGGGCGTGGTCGTACGCTCAGTGCTGGGCTACGGCGACGTGCCCAAGCAGCTCATCATGCTCGCGCGGCGCGAAGGCGTCGATCTGCTGATCATGGGCACGCACGGCCACAAGGGCCTGGGCGACGTGATGCATGGATCGACCATCTCCGCCGTGCGGCATGGGGTGGATGTGCCGATATTTGCGGTTCGCTGA
- a CDS encoding metal-dependent transcriptional regulator, which translates to MTTPSVEELMESLYEWQFEKDEYPSQALIAPALADATAAGYVVCADGQCRLTETGEAAGRDVVRRHRLAECLLRNVLASPDVDADACRFEHLLLNGLDDRICALLGHPRTCPHGKPIPQGACCRAAAEETFAEVRALCDGRPGESGTVAYLTTRDDRQVQKLMAMGVLPGADVHLIRRFPSYVFQVGYSQFTVDHELAQIIYVHWTPPAPQRRRRRRWWGW; encoded by the coding sequence ATGACCACGCCGTCCGTTGAAGAATTGATGGAAAGCCTCTACGAGTGGCAGTTCGAGAAGGATGAATATCCTTCGCAGGCCCTCATCGCCCCCGCGCTGGCCGATGCGACCGCCGCGGGATACGTCGTCTGCGCCGACGGGCAGTGCCGCCTGACCGAAACCGGCGAGGCCGCCGGACGCGACGTCGTCCGCCGCCACCGCTTGGCCGAGTGCCTGCTGCGCAACGTGCTGGCCAGCCCCGACGTCGACGCCGACGCCTGCCGGTTCGAGCACCTGCTGCTCAACGGTCTCGACGACCGCATCTGTGCCCTGCTCGGCCATCCGCGAACCTGCCCGCACGGAAAGCCCATTCCCCAGGGCGCCTGCTGCCGGGCGGCCGCCGAGGAAACCTTCGCCGAAGTCCGCGCCCTCTGCGACGGACGCCCCGGCGAGAGCGGAACCGTCGCCTACCTCACCACGCGAGACGACCGCCAGGTGCAGAAACTCATGGCCATGGGCGTCCTGCCCGGCGCCGACGTGCACCTCATCCGTCGCTTCCCCTCCTACGTCTTCCAGGTCGGATACAGCCAGTTCACCGTCGACCACGAACTGGCCCAGATCATCTACGTGCATTGGACGCCCCCCGCGCCCCAGCGCCGCAGACGCCGGCGCTGGTGGGGGTGGTGA
- a CDS encoding extracellular solute-binding protein, with the protein MTRNEIIFLLCVVAAVAGGIALVPTRPPAPAAGLSLEQWDAATDDRSKCVTLSWLGPPIMPGAKKGTWIERRLEKAFNVDLRGIFLDGAAFGQNRPLMFMSGDVPDVVWDGDPLPFRRNVDQGFVMELPYEVLLKHAPQYVKMINTYCPKAWLYTYYRGRNYGVPTLAASDIYPPAMAWRKDWLDNVAIAKVPDTLDEMHEAFYRFRHNDPDRNGKKDTYAFCPGAHWSIAFIDVFAAFNVLPQDFVERDGRVVWGGVTPEARQALAVLRQWYAEELIDPDYIAANSFTDLSIDRFKNGRTGYITYVDDRQCDSAYPHSLFADLLELNAIRRKNGQENTVAQLVPAAPPRGIDGKRRYRFWGGPAHSIWFGQHMAKTPEKVLRTLHMFEELCKPANGRLFVESRIGEEGTHWKWDARQGVVPLYPYSETGQDARNLLAFWGLENAYGFYSFSSAPLEVTNPYLPASIKEFRAKYRRTEYGLMNAIGKSDVVDSAGRNLDDLRQLQTEVYTDIIRGKRPLDDFDTFVEQWKQRGGDLLTREANELYAIMGDIYRQVGATAATQPATREARP; encoded by the coding sequence GTGACGCGAAATGAGATCATCTTCTTGCTCTGCGTGGTGGCCGCGGTGGCGGGTGGCATTGCTTTGGTGCCCACGCGGCCGCCGGCGCCGGCGGCGGGGTTGTCGCTGGAGCAGTGGGATGCGGCCACCGACGATCGCTCCAAGTGCGTCACGCTCTCGTGGCTGGGGCCGCCGATCATGCCTGGGGCGAAGAAGGGCACTTGGATCGAGCGGCGGCTGGAGAAGGCGTTCAACGTCGATCTGCGCGGGATCTTTCTGGACGGGGCGGCGTTCGGGCAGAACCGCCCGCTGATGTTCATGTCCGGCGACGTTCCGGACGTGGTCTGGGACGGCGACCCGCTGCCGTTCCGCCGCAACGTCGACCAGGGCTTCGTGATGGAACTGCCCTACGAAGTGCTCCTCAAGCACGCCCCGCAGTACGTCAAGATGATCAACACGTACTGCCCCAAGGCGTGGCTGTACACGTACTATCGCGGTCGCAACTACGGCGTGCCGACGCTGGCGGCGTCGGACATCTACCCCCCGGCCATGGCGTGGCGCAAGGACTGGCTGGACAACGTCGCCATCGCGAAGGTGCCCGACACGCTCGATGAGATGCACGAGGCGTTCTACCGCTTCCGCCACAACGACCCCGACCGCAACGGCAAGAAAGACACCTACGCGTTCTGCCCCGGCGCGCACTGGTCGATCGCCTTCATCGACGTCTTCGCCGCGTTCAACGTCCTGCCGCAGGATTTCGTCGAGCGGGACGGCCGCGTCGTCTGGGGCGGCGTCACGCCCGAGGCCAGGCAGGCCCTGGCGGTGCTGCGGCAGTGGTACGCCGAGGAACTGATCGATCCGGACTACATCGCGGCCAATTCGTTCACGGACTTGAGCATAGACCGGTTCAAGAACGGCCGCACGGGATACATCACCTACGTAGATGACCGCCAGTGCGACAGCGCGTATCCGCACTCGCTCTTTGCCGATCTGCTGGAGCTCAACGCGATCCGCCGAAAGAACGGCCAGGAGAACACGGTTGCCCAACTGGTGCCGGCCGCGCCGCCGCGCGGGATCGACGGCAAGCGTCGCTACCGGTTCTGGGGCGGGCCGGCGCACTCGATCTGGTTCGGCCAGCACATGGCCAAGACGCCCGAGAAGGTGCTGCGGACGCTTCACATGTTCGAGGAATTGTGCAAGCCCGCCAATGGGCGGTTGTTTGTCGAGTCGCGCATCGGGGAGGAAGGGACGCACTGGAAGTGGGACGCCCGCCAGGGCGTGGTGCCGCTGTATCCCTACAGCGAGACCGGCCAGGACGCGCGGAACCTGCTGGCGTTCTGGGGGCTGGAGAACGCTTACGGGTTCTACTCGTTCTCGTCGGCCCCGCTGGAAGTGACGAATCCGTACCTGCCGGCGAGCATCAAGGAGTTCCGCGCGAAGTACCGCCGCACGGAGTACGGGCTGATGAACGCCATCGGCAAGAGCGACGTGGTGGACTCTGCCGGTCGGAACCTCGACGACCTGCGGCAACTGCAGACGGAAGTGTATACCGACATCATTCGCGGCAAGAGGCCACTGGACGACTTCGACACGTTCGTCGAGCAGTGGAAGCAGCGGGGGGGCGACCTGCTCACGCGCGAGGCCAACGAACTCTACGCCATCATGGGCGACATCTATCGCCAGGTCGGTGCGACCGCTGCGACGCAGCCTGCAACGCGGGAGGCGCGGCCATGA
- a CDS encoding ABC transporter permease subunit has protein sequence MSDSATKGGGEVVAVGLKPSRHGTLAARRSGWAPYRRHAGLIRMIALPLAVLVLFNYVPMVGLIIAFKNFAMKDGMLASQWVGLENFYRLFSGPEFLRALRNTVIISVLRLGFGFFVPVILALMLNELRLTLLKKSVQTLTYVPYFFSWVILGGIFIMMLTGGGPIDSAVRSAGAGRVEFLSDPVWFVVVLVATGIWQGAGHAAVIYLAALATIDPNLYEAAAVDGASRWRQTLHVTLPCLVPTMIVLFILSLGGILNAGFDQVFNMYNPSVYVSADIIDTYVLRRLIAMDFSLATAAGMFKSVVGMALIVAANWGARRMSRGEQGIW, from the coding sequence ATGAGTGACAGCGCCACCAAGGGCGGCGGCGAAGTCGTGGCTGTCGGGCTGAAGCCCTCCCGCCACGGCACCCTTGCTGCCCGGCGCAGCGGCTGGGCGCCGTATCGCCGCCACGCGGGGCTGATCCGGATGATCGCCTTGCCGCTGGCGGTCCTCGTGCTGTTCAACTACGTGCCGATGGTCGGGCTGATCATCGCCTTCAAGAACTTCGCGATGAAGGACGGCATGCTGGCCAGCCAGTGGGTGGGTCTGGAGAACTTCTACCGCCTCTTCAGCGGTCCGGAGTTTCTCCGCGCCTTGCGGAACACGGTGATCATCAGCGTGCTGCGGCTGGGCTTCGGGTTCTTCGTGCCGGTGATTCTGGCGCTGATGCTCAACGAACTGCGTCTGACGCTGCTGAAGAAGTCGGTTCAGACGCTGACGTATGTCCCGTACTTTTTCTCGTGGGTGATCCTGGGCGGCATCTTCATCATGATGCTGACCGGCGGGGGGCCGATCGACTCGGCCGTGCGCAGCGCGGGGGCCGGGCGCGTCGAGTTCCTCTCGGACCCGGTATGGTTCGTCGTGGTGCTGGTGGCCACGGGCATCTGGCAGGGCGCCGGGCATGCTGCCGTGATCTACCTGGCGGCGCTGGCAACGATCGATCCGAACCTGTACGAGGCCGCGGCGGTCGACGGGGCGTCGCGCTGGCGGCAGACGCTGCACGTGACGCTGCCGTGCCTGGTGCCGACGATGATCGTGCTGTTCATCCTCTCGCTGGGCGGGATTCTCAACGCCGGGTTCGACCAGGTCTTCAACATGTACAATCCCAGCGTGTACGTCTCGGCGGACATCATCGACACGTACGTGCTGCGGCGGCTGATTGCGATGGACTTCTCGCTGGCGACCGCGGCGGGCATGTTTAAGTCGGTGGTGGGCATGGCGCTGATCGTCGCGGCCAACTGGGGCGCCCGGCGAATGTCGCGCGGAGAACAGGGAATATGGTGA
- a CDS encoding glycoside hydrolase family 95-like protein, with product MPTEYDSSKGVGGECAERFANLSCSCSVDWAAFLGRHDLVWQRLPDLWTQGAFVGNGRLGAMIYRGCGEADPPADVLGWTIGRSDVYDNRDRDYQASEWSIFDHYRLPIGRFELCPVGQSAGGTMRLDLWNAHACGVIGSDRGEIRWRSWVQSGDAAQIVAIELDADPGQRDATLQWRPSRAICPRMHKAPEPGYVPNPDGRLETRGETHVWIQPLLVGGDYATAWREVSLGPAKRILYVAVGYALFAGGAAAEACAAVDRAAAAGPDALQRTHRTWWHEFYPRSFLSVPDGRIESHYWIQLYKLASATRRGGVIVDTCGPWLTCDTPWPATWWNLNVQLLHYPIPVANQSSLSEPLFDLLRQELANGHLIDNAPPEMRHDSAYFGNPTTTSEMINRDVYWEGVNVDGGPSRRGARLNQLPWICHTWWEHYRREMDDRVLRGGLFELTRRAYSFIFHFLIEGDDGRLHVKEIYSSEYGGADDANEALAMIRWGCRALLWMCDRLGIDDADIPRWRDILARLAPPPCDETGLRIGSDVALAVSHRHYAHLMELVPFRTWDFNGRAARELALRSINHWLSLSEALAGYSYTGGSSMFAALGDGAAALRCLREFLARFDNPNTMYVEWGPVMETPPSAARCVQDMLLQSHDVIRIFPAVPPQWADAAFHDLLAEGAFLVSAVRSGGQTRFVRIKSLAGEPCRVKTDLVKPTLQTPAGPTPIAPAADGVITLDLPKGAEAVLTAADYAGPLTIHPLPLPPQECNYYGLKC from the coding sequence ATGCCAACAGAATACGATTCCTCAAAAGGCGTCGGGGGGGAATGCGCCGAGCGGTTTGCCAATCTCTCATGCTCATGTTCGGTGGACTGGGCGGCGTTTCTGGGGCGCCACGATCTGGTCTGGCAGCGCCTGCCGGACCTCTGGACGCAAGGGGCCTTTGTCGGCAACGGGCGTCTGGGGGCCATGATCTACCGCGGCTGTGGCGAAGCCGACCCGCCCGCCGACGTGCTGGGCTGGACGATCGGCCGCAGCGACGTCTACGACAACCGCGACCGTGACTATCAGGCCAGCGAGTGGTCGATCTTCGATCACTACCGCCTGCCGATCGGGCGATTCGAGCTGTGTCCCGTCGGCCAGAGCGCCGGCGGCACGATGCGGCTGGACCTCTGGAACGCCCATGCCTGCGGCGTCATCGGCAGCGACCGTGGCGAGATCCGCTGGCGCTCGTGGGTGCAAAGCGGCGATGCCGCCCAGATCGTGGCGATCGAGCTCGACGCCGACCCGGGCCAGCGCGACGCAACCCTGCAGTGGCGGCCGTCGCGGGCGATCTGCCCTCGCATGCACAAGGCGCCCGAGCCGGGCTACGTGCCCAACCCCGACGGCCGGCTGGAAACCCGCGGCGAGACGCACGTCTGGATTCAGCCCCTGCTCGTCGGCGGCGACTATGCCACCGCCTGGCGCGAAGTGTCGCTGGGACCGGCGAAGCGTATCCTCTATGTCGCCGTTGGCTACGCCCTGTTCGCCGGCGGTGCAGCGGCCGAGGCATGCGCGGCGGTCGACCGCGCAGCCGCCGCCGGGCCCGACGCCCTGCAGCGCACGCACCGAACCTGGTGGCACGAGTTCTACCCGCGCAGTTTCCTGAGCGTGCCCGACGGCCGCATCGAGAGCCATTATTGGATCCAGCTCTACAAGCTGGCCTCGGCCACCCGCAGGGGCGGCGTGATCGTCGACACGTGCGGGCCCTGGCTCACATGCGACACCCCGTGGCCGGCGACGTGGTGGAACCTCAACGTCCAGTTGCTGCACTATCCGATCCCGGTGGCCAACCAATCGTCGCTGAGCGAACCGCTGTTCGATCTGCTCAGGCAGGAGCTGGCCAACGGCCACCTGATCGACAACGCCCCGCCGGAGATGCGGCACGACTCGGCGTACTTCGGCAACCCGACGACGACCAGCGAGATGATCAACCGCGACGTGTACTGGGAGGGCGTCAACGTCGACGGCGGGCCCAGCCGCCGCGGCGCCCGGCTCAACCAATTGCCCTGGATCTGCCACACGTGGTGGGAGCATTACCGCCGCGAGATGGACGACCGCGTCTTGCGCGGCGGCCTGTTCGAGCTGACGCGCCGGGCGTACAGCTTCATCTTTCACTTCCTGATCGAAGGCGACGACGGCCGCCTGCACGTGAAGGAAATCTACAGCTCCGAATACGGCGGCGCCGACGACGCCAACGAGGCCCTGGCGATGATCCGATGGGGCTGCCGCGCGCTGCTGTGGATGTGCGATCGCCTGGGCATCGACGACGCAGACATCCCTCGCTGGCGCGACATCCTCGCGCGACTGGCGCCCCCGCCGTGCGATGAGACCGGCCTGCGCATCGGCTCGGATGTGGCACTGGCCGTCTCCCACCGCCACTACGCGCACCTGATGGAGCTGGTGCCGTTCCGCACGTGGGACTTTAACGGCCGGGCCGCCCGCGAGCTGGCACTGCGGTCGATCAACCACTGGCTCTCGCTGTCAGAGGCCCTGGCAGGCTACAGCTACACCGGAGGATCGTCGATGTTCGCCGCACTGGGCGACGGCGCCGCGGCCCTGCGGTGCCTGCGCGAGTTCCTCGCGCGATTCGACAACCCCAACACCATGTACGTCGAGTGGGGTCCGGTCATGGAGACGCCCCCCTCCGCCGCCCGCTGCGTGCAGGACATGCTGCTGCAAAGCCACGATGTGATCCGCATCTTCCCGGCCGTGCCGCCGCAGTGGGCCGACGCCGCCTTCCACGACCTGCTGGCCGAAGGCGCGTTCCTCGTCAGCGCCGTACGCAGCGGCGGGCAGACGCGGTTCGTCCGCATCAAGAGCCTCGCCGGCGAACCCTGCCGCGTGAAAACCGACCTCGTCAAGCCCACGCTGCAAACCCCCGCCGGCCCCACGCCCATCGCCCCAGCCGCCGACGGCGTCATCACGCTTGATCTGCCAAAAGGCGCCGAGGCGGTGCTGACAGCCGCCGACTACGCCGGCCCCCTCACGATCCACCCACTCCCCCTGCCGCCGCAGGAATGCAACTATTACGGTCTGAAGTGCTGA
- a CDS encoding glycoside hydrolase family 172 protein, whose protein sequence is MFDDLTRIRRGHRSLRCSSWDREGRNSDWFVAKPGETVVMADIAGPGKITHIWTAQHARLREVLIKITWDDAAAPSVIAPIGDFFCMGHGLVNDFDSAFFSSSTNMPYQFNGSTAFNCYIPMPFAKRAKIELVNESQQDHWFWFYVDYETVPEMPEDTGYFHAEFRRAYPFGGWGPEVGVNTAEANIVNVEREAWDNNYVILETKGCGQYIGCNLSVTNFSGTWWGEGDDMIWVDGYKWPPDLHGTGSEDYLSHAWGMQDTRYWRCGSTIWEHDRRTGTNTDWRAQGGYQTSYVFHVENPIRFEKEIKATIEVGHGNHLASDVCSVAYWYAAKPTRAKTPPPVAKRMPVKRDTAGNWIIDKKAQCPGKGVKLNAEMKAMKKKWADRFKKK, encoded by the coding sequence ATGTTCGATGACTTGACGCGCATCCGCCGCGGGCACCGCTCGCTCCGCTGTTCAAGCTGGGACCGCGAAGGACGCAACAGCGACTGGTTCGTCGCCAAACCCGGCGAGACGGTCGTGATGGCCGACATCGCCGGACCGGGCAAGATCACCCACATCTGGACCGCCCAGCACGCGCGCCTGCGCGAGGTGCTCATCAAGATCACCTGGGACGACGCGGCCGCCCCGAGCGTCATCGCTCCCATCGGCGACTTCTTCTGCATGGGCCACGGCCTCGTGAACGACTTCGACTCGGCGTTCTTCTCCTCCTCGACGAACATGCCGTACCAGTTCAACGGCAGCACGGCGTTCAACTGCTACATCCCCATGCCCTTTGCCAAGCGGGCGAAGATCGAGCTGGTCAACGAGAGCCAGCAGGACCACTGGTTCTGGTTCTACGTCGACTACGAGACCGTGCCCGAGATGCCCGAGGACACAGGCTACTTCCACGCCGAGTTCCGCCGGGCGTATCCCTTCGGCGGATGGGGGCCGGAGGTCGGCGTCAACACCGCCGAGGCCAACATCGTCAACGTCGAGCGCGAGGCCTGGGACAACAACTACGTCATCCTCGAGACCAAGGGCTGCGGGCAGTACATCGGCTGCAACCTCAGCGTCACCAACTTCAGCGGCACGTGGTGGGGCGAGGGCGACGACATGATCTGGGTCGACGGCTACAAGTGGCCGCCGGACCTGCACGGCACCGGCAGCGAAGACTACCTCTCGCACGCCTGGGGCATGCAGGACACGCGGTACTGGCGCTGCGGCTCGACGATCTGGGAGCACGACCGGCGCACCGGCACCAACACCGACTGGCGGGCCCAGGGCGGCTACCAGACCAGCTACGTGTTCCACGTGGAAAACCCGATCCGCTTCGAGAAGGAGATCAAGGCCACCATCGAGGTCGGCCACGGCAACCACCTCGCCAGCGACGTCTGCTCGGTGGCGTACTGGTACGCCGCCAAGCCCACCCGCGCCAAGACTCCGCCGCCGGTAGCCAAGCGCATGCCCGTCAAGCGAGACACGGCCGGCAACTGGATCATCGACAAGAAAGCCCAATGCCCCGGCAAGGGTGTCAAACTCAACGCCGAGATGAAGGCGATGAAGAAGAAGTGGGCAGACCGGTTCAAGAAGAAGTAA